One part of the Methylobacterium mesophilicum SR1.6/6 genome encodes these proteins:
- a CDS encoding helix-turn-helix domain-containing protein: protein MAGQKTDQRDVYVGQRIAEQRRKASLTQRRVAQSFGMSAAQLQKYEKGTNRISAVHLDIFSRMTGVPMDYFFKGMPRNDDFTAPGFSEPDQASLSEGGLKGLAEIVGRHITENFSEEARRDVAAAIRALESKLGG from the coding sequence ATGGCGGGTCAGAAAACCGATCAGCGCGACGTCTATGTCGGGCAGCGCATCGCCGAGCAGCGACGCAAGGCGTCCCTCACGCAGCGCCGCGTCGCGCAGAGCTTCGGTATGTCTGCAGCTCAGCTACAGAAGTACGAGAAGGGCACCAACAGGATCAGTGCCGTTCATCTCGACATCTTCTCCCGGATGACCGGTGTGCCGATGGACTACTTCTTCAAGGGCATGCCGCGCAACGACGATTTCACCGCCCCGGGCTTCAGCGAGCCGGACCAGGCGAGCCTCAGCGAAGGCGGCCTCAAGGGCCTGGCCGAGATCGTGGGCCGGCACATCACCGAGAACTTCTCCGAGGAGGCGCGCCGGGACGTGGCCGCGGCCATTCGGGCGCTGGAGAGCAAGCTCGGCGGCTGA